A part of Jiangella alba genomic DNA contains:
- a CDS encoding copper homeostasis protein CutC — protein sequence MRPLLEVIALGPGDVPGAVEGGADRLEVVADMDADGLTPSLDIVRDLKRACDLPLRVMLRSNDGFSTSGSELARLRIAAHQLANAGADGFVLGFLGLNAEIDVEATLALADELDGRPWTFHRAIDHCLDLDDAWAVVPGLPGLDAVLTAGSARGVGSGLDELCTRATGSPAAADVIMAGGGLEPDHVPWLARAGVRQFHVGSRVRPGGSWKAYIDAGLVRSWRVLIDDAVAAAL from the coding sequence TGCGTCCGCTGCTGGAGGTCATCGCCCTGGGTCCTGGTGACGTGCCCGGCGCCGTCGAGGGCGGCGCCGACCGCCTCGAGGTCGTCGCCGACATGGACGCCGACGGCCTCACCCCGTCCCTCGACATCGTCCGCGACCTCAAACGCGCCTGCGACCTGCCGCTGCGGGTCATGCTGCGGTCCAACGACGGCTTCTCCACCAGCGGCTCGGAGCTGGCCCGGCTGCGCATCGCCGCCCACCAGCTGGCGAACGCCGGCGCCGACGGCTTCGTGCTCGGCTTCCTCGGCCTCAACGCCGAGATCGACGTCGAGGCGACGCTGGCGCTGGCCGACGAGCTGGACGGGCGGCCGTGGACGTTCCACCGCGCCATCGACCACTGCCTCGACCTCGACGACGCGTGGGCGGTCGTGCCCGGGCTGCCCGGCCTCGACGCCGTCCTGACCGCCGGCTCGGCGCGCGGCGTCGGCTCCGGCCTGGACGAGTTGTGCACGCGCGCGACCGGCTCGCCGGCAGCGGCCGACGTCATCATGGCCGGCGGCGGCCTCGAGCCCGACCACGTGCCGTGGCTGGCCCGGGCCGGCGTCCGCCAGTTCCACGTGGGCAGCCGGGTCCGTCCGGGCGGCTCGTGGAAGGCCTACATCGACGCCGGGCTGGTGCGGTCGTGGCGCGTCCTCATCGACGACGCCGTGGCGGCGGCGCTGTGA
- a CDS encoding DUF4031 domain-containing protein, whose protein sequence is MTILVDPPAWPGHGRLWSHLASDESFEELHAFAARLGLPARGFDGDHYDLMESDYQRAIDAGAAPISSRELVTRLTRAGLRRRKQRRRP, encoded by the coding sequence GTGACGATCCTGGTCGACCCGCCGGCCTGGCCCGGCCACGGCCGCCTGTGGTCGCACCTCGCGTCGGACGAGTCGTTCGAAGAGCTGCACGCGTTCGCGGCGCGGCTGGGGCTGCCCGCCCGCGGCTTCGACGGCGACCACTACGACCTGATGGAGTCGGACTACCAGCGCGCCATCGACGCCGGTGCGGCCCCTATCAGCAGCCGCGAGCTGGTCACCCGGCTGACCAGAGCCGGGCTGCGCCGCCGCAAGCAGCGCCGGCGGCCCTGA
- a CDS encoding HD domain-containing protein, with protein sequence MDDLERRWATLAGDSPAAAEAGTALLARWSEPHRHYHATGHLAAVLAAVDELAGAAADPDAVRFAAWFHDAVYDGRPGDDEAASARLAREVLTSLGRPVTQVDEVERLVLLTAGHDPAPGDGNGAVLCDADLAVLAGTPSDYAAYASAVRADYAHVSDADFAAGRADVLAGLLDRPALFHTDDGRRRWEARARHNLRTELVLLRAFGT encoded by the coding sequence ATGGACGATCTCGAGCGGCGCTGGGCCACGCTGGCCGGCGACTCCCCCGCGGCGGCCGAGGCGGGGACCGCCCTGCTGGCCCGCTGGAGCGAGCCGCACCGTCACTACCACGCGACCGGCCACCTCGCCGCCGTCCTGGCCGCGGTCGACGAGCTCGCCGGCGCCGCGGCCGACCCCGACGCCGTCCGGTTCGCCGCCTGGTTCCACGACGCCGTCTACGACGGCCGCCCGGGCGACGACGAAGCGGCCAGCGCACGGCTGGCCCGCGAGGTGCTGACGTCGCTCGGCCGGCCGGTAACGCAGGTCGACGAGGTCGAGCGGCTGGTGCTGCTCACCGCCGGCCACGACCCCGCGCCCGGCGACGGCAACGGCGCGGTGCTCTGCGACGCCGACCTCGCCGTGCTGGCGGGCACACCGTCCGACTACGCGGCCTACGCGTCCGCCGTCCGGGCCGACTACGCGCACGTGTCCGACGCCGACTTCGCCGCCGGCCGGGCCGACGTGCTGGCCGGTCTGCTGGACCGTCCGGCGCTGTTCCACACCGACGACGGCCGACGCCGCTGGGAGGCCCGGGCCCGGCACAACCTGCGGACCGAGCTCGTCCTGCTCCGCGCCTTCGGCACGTGA